The following are from one region of the Nicotiana tabacum cultivar K326 chromosome 3, ASM71507v2, whole genome shotgun sequence genome:
- the LOC107783429 gene encoding glycerophosphodiester phosphodiesterase GDPD1, chloroplastic, with the protein MALKAVHVSDVPNLDQVPEKPSLAIYSTRFSQGVEIGRTSFKPSKFLVVGHRGNGMNFLQSSDRRMKAVKENSIISFNSAANYPIDFIEFDVQVTKDDCPIIFHDNFILTQENGTIYERRVTELTLAEFLSYGPQREESVTGKPLLRKTKDGKIVSWTVETDDSACTLKEAFEKVNASVGFNIELKFDDHIVYEQDYLVRVLQAILHVISEHAKGRPIIFSSFQPDAALLVKKLQTTYPVFFLTNGGTEIYYDVRRNSLEEAIELCLEGGLEGIVSEVKGIFRNPGAVNKIKESKLSLMTYGKLNNVPEAVYMQHLMGIDGVIVDLVQEITEAVSNLVKKPEEVEDEILLEGEEKVQNRPQFSQRELSFLLKLIPELIQ; encoded by the exons aTGGCTCTTAAAGCCGTTCATGTTTCTGATGTTCCCAATCTAGATCAAGTCCCTGAGAAACCATCTTTAGCTATATATTCCACCCGCTTCTCTCAAG GGGTTGAAATTGGAAGAACATCGTTTAAGCCGTCGAAATTTTTAGTCGTTGGCCATAGAGGGAACGGGATGAATTTTTTGCAGTCTTCTGACCGGAGAATGAAGGCTGTTAAGGAAAATTCTATTATTTCATTCAATTCAGCTGCTAATTACCCCATCGATTTTATCGAGTTTGACGTTCAG GTGACAAAGGATGATTGCCCGATCATTTTTCACGACAACTTCATCCTCACTCAAGAAAAT GGTACAATCTATGAAAGAAGAGTAACCGAATTAACGCTTGCTGAATTTCTTAGCTATGGACCTCAAAGAGAAGAGAGTGTCACTGGAAAACCTTTACTGAGGAAAacaaaagatggaaagattgttAGCTGGACAGTTGAAACCGATGATTCAGCGTGTACCTTAAAAGAAGCTTTCGAGAAAGTGAACGCTTCTGTAGGCTTCAACATTGAACTCAAATTTGATGACCACATTGTTTATGAGCAAGACTACCTCGTCCGCGTTCTTCAAGCCATTTTACATGTTATCTCAGAGCATGCTAAAGGCAGACCAATTATCTTCTCAAGTTTCCAGCCTGATGCTGCTCTGCTTGTCAAGAAACTCCAGACTACTTACCCT GTATTTTTCCTCACAAATGGAGGAACAGAAATTTACTATGATGTTAGAAGGAACTCATTGGAGGAGGCCATTGAGTTGTGTTTAGAGGGTGGTCTTGAAGGGATTGTTTCAGAAGTGAAAGGTATATTTAGGAATCCAGGAGCAGTTAACAAGATCAAAGAGTCTAAACTCTCTCTTATGACATATGGCAAACTGAA TAACGTGCCTGAAGCTGTATATATGCAACATCTAATGGGAATAGATGGGGTGATAGTGGATTTGGTTCAAGAAATAACAGAGGCTGTGAGCAACCTAGTGAAGAAACCAGAGGAGGTTGAAGATGAGATTTTGCTGGAAGGGGAGGAAAAAGTTCAAAATAGACCTCAATTCTCACAAAGGGAATTGTCTTTTCTTCTCAAGCTTATCCCTGAATTGATACAATAA
- the LOC107783428 gene encoding NAC domain-containing protein 83 isoform X2: MEEQKECAKPTEGAVGSLNLPIGFRFRPTDEELLIHYLSRKIFSMPLPALIIPEILDVFDSFPSDLPGDLREKRYFFSKANGDINSKGCSRLISGKDCSGYWKAVGQGQLIVVPISGSATTGISHQQQQRLLLGMKKVLRFYQTTRSDCLRTRWIMHQYSLVTISPSDQNVNMMQVGDWSVFRVYQKKLLISKNLRTKSNGFAEQCNIKTNTRKRPLNEVLKEKEVPI, translated from the exons ATGGAGGAGCAGAAGGAGTGTGCAAAACCTACAGAGGGCGCAGTTGGGAGCTTAAATCTGCCCATTGGATTTAGGTTTCGTCCCACTGATGAAGAGCTATTAATTCACTACTTGAGTAGAAAGATATTTTCCATGCCTTTGCCTGCCTTAATCATACCTGAAATACTGGATGTTTTCGACTCCTTTCCTTCTGACTTGCCTG GGGACTTGAGGGAGAAGAGGTATTTCTTCAGCAAAGCAAATGGAGATATAAACAGCAAGGGGTGCAGCAGATTGATCAGTGGCAAAGATTGTTCTGGCTATTGGAAGGCCGTTGGCCAAGGCCAGTTAATTGTGGTTCCAATTTCGGGTTCTGCAACTACTGGGATAAGCCACCAACAACAACAGCGGCTACTTCTTGGGATGAAAAAAGTCCTTCGATTCTACCAAACAACGCGTTCTGACTGTTTAAGAACTCGTTGGATTATGCACCAATATTCCCTTGTCACAATTTCCCCCTCTGATCAG AATGTTAACATGATGCAAGTAGGAGATTGGAGCGTCTTTCGCGTATACCAGAAGAAATTACTAATATCAAAGAATTTGAGGACCAAGTCTAATGGTTTTGCTGAGCAATGTAACATCAAGACAAATACCCGAAAGAGGCCTCTCAATGAAGTGTTAAAAGAGAAGGAGGTTCCCATTTAG
- the LOC107783428 gene encoding NAC domain-containing protein 83 isoform X1 — MEEQKECAKPTEGAVGSLNLPIGFRFRPTDEELLIHYLSRKIFSMPLPALIIPEILDVFDSFPSDLPAGDLREKRYFFSKANGDINSKGCSRLISGKDCSGYWKAVGQGQLIVVPISGSATTGISHQQQQRLLLGMKKVLRFYQTTRSDCLRTRWIMHQYSLVTISPSDQNVNMMQVGDWSVFRVYQKKLLISKNLRTKSNGFAEQCNIKTNTRKRPLNEVLKEKEVPI, encoded by the exons ATGGAGGAGCAGAAGGAGTGTGCAAAACCTACAGAGGGCGCAGTTGGGAGCTTAAATCTGCCCATTGGATTTAGGTTTCGTCCCACTGATGAAGAGCTATTAATTCACTACTTGAGTAGAAAGATATTTTCCATGCCTTTGCCTGCCTTAATCATACCTGAAATACTGGATGTTTTCGACTCCTTTCCTTCTGACTTGCCTG CAGGGGACTTGAGGGAGAAGAGGTATTTCTTCAGCAAAGCAAATGGAGATATAAACAGCAAGGGGTGCAGCAGATTGATCAGTGGCAAAGATTGTTCTGGCTATTGGAAGGCCGTTGGCCAAGGCCAGTTAATTGTGGTTCCAATTTCGGGTTCTGCAACTACTGGGATAAGCCACCAACAACAACAGCGGCTACTTCTTGGGATGAAAAAAGTCCTTCGATTCTACCAAACAACGCGTTCTGACTGTTTAAGAACTCGTTGGATTATGCACCAATATTCCCTTGTCACAATTTCCCCCTCTGATCAG AATGTTAACATGATGCAAGTAGGAGATTGGAGCGTCTTTCGCGTATACCAGAAGAAATTACTAATATCAAAGAATTTGAGGACCAAGTCTAATGGTTTTGCTGAGCAATGTAACATCAAGACAAATACCCGAAAGAGGCCTCTCAATGAAGTGTTAAAAGAGAAGGAGGTTCCCATTTAG